One SAR86 cluster bacterium genomic window carries:
- a CDS encoding isopenicillin N synthase family oxygenase: MEQIPTINYHDLKSNNEELSKFLEDSLNDVGFFVIKDHPISSESIDKLFNFTQELFDLPLDVKMKYHLKGTNGARGYTPYGIETALNKNVPDQKEFWHQGSCSNPDLASNLTINELENFDDINSLYKEFEKLGIKILESISNFNIDFNADLKEIAVDGNSVLRLLHYPPVDAQKNDDRAHAHNDVNLITLLVGGNEGGLEALDKKGNWVECNCEKNEIICNVGDMLEIISNKKLRSTAHRVKTKNNEDKSRYSIPFFLHPRPEVILDPETNLTANDFLNKRLSDIKLG, translated from the coding sequence ATGGAACAAATTCCAACCATCAATTACCACGACTTAAAATCTAATAATGAAGAGCTCTCTAAATTCTTGGAAGATTCACTTAACGATGTGGGTTTTTTTGTTATAAAAGATCATCCAATCAGTTCAGAATCTATCGATAAATTATTCAATTTTACGCAGGAATTATTTGATTTACCTCTAGATGTGAAAATGAAATATCATTTAAAAGGAACAAATGGAGCCAGAGGCTATACCCCTTACGGAATTGAAACAGCCTTAAATAAAAACGTACCAGATCAAAAAGAATTTTGGCATCAAGGTTCATGCTCTAACCCAGATTTGGCAAGTAATTTGACCATCAATGAACTTGAAAATTTCGATGATATAAATTCTCTGTATAAGGAATTTGAAAAACTTGGAATAAAAATTCTTGAATCTATTTCAAACTTCAATATTGATTTTAATGCTGATTTAAAAGAAATTGCAGTTGACGGAAATTCTGTTCTTAGGTTACTTCATTATCCACCTGTTGATGCACAGAAAAATGATGATAGAGCACATGCGCATAATGATGTAAATTTAATTACATTGCTTGTTGGAGGTAATGAAGGAGGGCTTGAGGCACTTGATAAAAAAGGAAATTGGGTTGAATGTAATTGTGAGAAAAATGAAATTATATGTAATGTTGGAGATATGCTGGAGATAATTTCAAATAAAAAACTTAGAAGCACAGCTCACCGTGTTAAAACGAAGAATAATGAAGATAAATCAAGATATAGCATTCCTTTTTTTCTCCATCCCCGACCTGAAGTAATTCTTGATCCAGAAACTAATTTAACAGCTAATGATTTCTTAAATAAAAGGTTAAGTGATATTAAACTAGGGTAG